The segment TTTTCTGACAGGTGTGGGCCTGCCTGACGTCAGCGGGCCAGAAGCACCTCTGTCGCCTTGTCAAACGCGGTGAGGTTTTGCTCTGCATGCGCGGCGAGATGTGCTCCTTCGAGCGTGGCGAGGGTTGCGTGTGCTTCCGCTTCAGGGGCGCTTATCGCTGAAATTGTGCCATCTTGTTTGCCCAGCTCAAACAGGGCTGTGATCCATGTGGTCATCATGGCGCGAAAGGCGACGATCTTGTCTTTCACCTCATCCGCAAGGCTATCACGGCTGATGGTGAAAGCCACGCAAAGACATAATGTTTCGCCGCCGCCCAAGGCATTGCGATAGAACGCCACTAAAGCGGCCAACCTGTCGGCGGCGTTTTGGTGCGTTGCCTCTATCTCAGTACAGACCTGTTCGACCGATGCGTGATAGCGATCCATCAGCGCGGCGGAAAGCACCGCCTTGGTGGCAAAGTGGTAATGGATGGATGCCTTGCGGATGCCGGCAGCTTGCGCCAGATCGCCGTAGCTGAACCCGTCGAAGCCGCGACTACGCGCTGCTTTTTCAGCGATATCCAGCAGTGTTGTTTTGGTATCGGGTTGCACGTTTGGTTCTACCTTTAAGGCCTGTTCAATTGGGTTAACGCATTTTCGGCGGCTTCCAAAGCCCCTTCAAGGTAGCCGCCAAATTCCGGCGCGACTTCTGTACCGCCAAAGATCAGTTTACCGTCCCATAACCCGCTGAGTGTTGTCGGCAGGCCGTAATGCGGATGGGCGTAGAGGGGCCTTTGATCCAGCGCGGTGGCGGTAAAGGGATCATAGGCCCAATCCTTGATCGCCAGGCGCTGCGGCGCGCCTGCATCCGGTCCGAAAATACGTATCAGTTGTGCCGTAATTTGCTGGCGCAGCCACTCTTGATCCTTTCGCGCCTGAGAGGGCACGCCAAGAAAACCGAACAGCGCAAAGGGGCCGCCTTGCGGGGGTGATGCATCGTGGATTTCTGCCAGAGGACCAAAGCGGCTCATGGCATCGCCCGACAATCCGGCTTCGCGCCAGAAGGGGCGGTCGTAGATCGCGACGGCCTTGGCATGACCTGCCATCCATGTGGCGATATTTTGCATCGCCTGAAGCGCTTGGTCGGGCAGGGCGGGGGTGTAGGTGATCTGTGCCGCCAGCCGCGGGGGCAGCGCCAGCACCACGCGGCTGGCCCTCACGGTACGGCCATCGCGATAGGTCGCGGTGATGATGCCGTCCGCGCGGGTCAGCGTCGTGATCGGGGCGGATAGATGCAGATTGTTTGCGTCTACCTTGGCGGACAGGCCGTCAATCAGCCGGATCAATCCGCCCTCAAGACGAAAGGAGCCTTCCATCGAGGCAAACCCCTGACCACGTTGGGGCTGCCCCTGCGCGTTCTCAAACATCAGATCGCCTTGGGCGTATTGATCAAACCGCGTCAGCCCCAGATCACGGATCAGTTTTGCGATGCGCGGCTGACCGGGCCAGAACCACGTGGGCCCCGTATCGAAAGTGGCACCTTCATGCCGGATTGCCGCGATCCGCCCGCCAAGACGGTCTCGGGCCTCGGCCAAGATATAGCTGTGGCCGAGATCCGTCAGGCGGCTTGCAAGGGAGAGCCCTGCAAGCCCGCCCCCGATGATAAGGGTATCGGTGTGCATCCTTTACGCCTGCGGCGCCTTTGCAAAGGGCAGGTGGCCCGTTTTGATCCACAATTTGGTACCCTCGGGTCCGCCGACCGCCGACAGGGTTTCCCCATCCGGCATGCGCAGCCAGTCGTTCTTGTGCAGCACGTCGCCGCCGACAGTGATGCTGCCGTCAATAACCAGCACCTCAATGCCGCCCTGTGCTTGGGATGTCAGCGTCGCCTCCGCATCAATGTGACTGTAGGTGACGACCTCGCGGTCATCCTTATGCAGGATTGCAGTGGCCACGCCATTAACGGGTGCGGCCAGTTCTTCCGCCATTGTTTTGCGAAACTGCGTGCGGTCGTCCATATCGAA is part of the Sulfitobacter geojensis genome and harbors:
- a CDS encoding cupin domain-containing protein; this translates as MNLNADFDSPVIVHSDQLEWQASPMKGVDRRMLDRIGGEVARATTIVRYAPGSAFSAHTHTGGEEFIVLEGVFQDEHGDFPAGTYVRNPPTTSHTPSSAEGCTIFVKLWQFDMDDRTQFRKTMAEELAAPVNGVATAILHKDDREVVTYSHIDAEATLTSQAQGGIEVLVIDGSITVGGDVLHKNDWLRMPDGETLSAVGGPEGTKLWIKTGHLPFAKAPQA
- a CDS encoding TetR/AcrR family transcriptional regulator → MQPDTKTTLLDIAEKAARSRGFDGFSYGDLAQAAGIRKASIHYHFATKAVLSAALMDRYHASVEQVCTEIEATHQNAADRLAALVAFYRNALGGGETLCLCVAFTISRDSLADEVKDKIVAFRAMMTTWITALFELGKQDGTISAISAPEAEAHATLATLEGAHLAAHAEQNLTAFDKATEVLLAR
- a CDS encoding flavin monoamine oxidase family protein — encoded protein: MHTDTLIIGGGLAGLSLASRLTDLGHSYILAEARDRLGGRIAAIRHEGATFDTGPTWFWPGQPRIAKLIRDLGLTRFDQYAQGDLMFENAQGQPQRGQGFASMEGSFRLEGGLIRLIDGLSAKVDANNLHLSAPITTLTRADGIITATYRDGRTVRASRVVLALPPRLAAQITYTPALPDQALQAMQNIATWMAGHAKAVAIYDRPFWREAGLSGDAMSRFGPLAEIHDASPPQGGPFALFGFLGVPSQARKDQEWLRQQITAQLIRIFGPDAGAPQRLAIKDWAYDPFTATALDQRPLYAHPHYGLPTTLSGLWDGKLIFGGTEVAPEFGGYLEGALEAAENALTQLNRP